The segment CCCCGGAGATCGAAGAAGCGCGCGATCCGCAGAAGCCACTGGGCGTGTGCTTCATCGGCCGGCCGAACGTCGGCAAGTCGTCGCTCAGCAACCGGCTGCTGCAGAGCGACCGACTGATCGTGAGCGAGGTGCCGGGCACGACGCGCGACGCGATCGAGCTGCCCTTCGAGTTCATCGGCCGCGACGGCAAAAGCTATCCGTTCCGGCTGATCGATACGGCGGGGATCAAGGCGGCGACGAAGCTGGCCTCGCCGGTGGAGTATTTTTCGCGGCTGCGTTCGCTCGACGCGATCAAGGAGACCGACGTCGTGTTCCTCGTGCTCGACGCGCTGGAAGGCGTGACGCAGCAGGACAAAGCGATCGCGGGCGAGGCGGTGAAGGAGCACAAGCCGATCGTGCTCGTGGTGAACAAGTGGGATCTCGTGAAGCGGGCGTTCAAGGAGCGCGGCGCGTTCGAGCCCTACAAGAGCGAGCGCGACTATCGCGAAAAATACGAGAAGGCGCTCTTCGACCGGCTGTATTTCACGCCGGGGTCGCCGGTAATCTTCGTCTCGGCGGTGAGCGGCTACGAAGTCGACCGGATGCTCAACGCGGCCGTGAAGGTGAACCGGATGATGGACGCGAAGCTGCCGACGGCGAAGCTCAACCGCGCGATCGAGTTCCTCACCGAGCGCACGCCGCCGCCGGCGATCGGCGGCAAGCGATTCCGCGTCTACTACGCCACGCAGACCGGCAACCGGCCGTTCCGAATCCGGCTGTTCTGCAATCGCGAGGAACAGTTGAGCGAGCAGTATCGCCGGTATCTCGAGGCGGGGCTGGTCGACGAATTCGGGCTCGCGGGCTGTCCGATCTACTTCGATCTGGTGGGCAAGCCGAAGCACGAGCCGGGCACGTCGTTCTCGGCCATGCGCGAGGCGCAGGAGCAATTGCGACAGAAGAAACCTGCGGCGAAATGGCGGGCGGCGGAACAGTCCGAGGAACCCTCTCATGAAACTCTCGAAGATTGATTACCGCGGTGGCGATGCGCTGCTGCTCGCGTCGCGCGCGCTCGAACTGGTGGCAACGACGGCGGTGGGACCGCGGGTCATCTCACTGCGCTCGTTTGCCGGCAAAAAGCGGAACCTGTTCATCGAGCTGCCCAACGCGCCGCGACTGCACGGCTACGCCTTGCGCGGTGGCCATCGGCTCTGGCATTCGCCCGAGCACATCGTCCGCACGTATCAGCCCGACGACTCGCCGCTCGAGATCAAGCCGCTGCCGAAAGGCGTGGCGCTGACGCAGCCGATGGAGGTCAAGACCGGGCTGGTGAAGGGAATGAGGCTTGAGCTCCTCGGAGAGCGGACGATCAAGGTGACGCACACGCTGACCAACCGCGGAGTGTGGGCG is part of the Opitutus terrae PB90-1 genome and harbors:
- the der gene encoding ribosome biogenesis GTPase Der, with protein sequence MNRTVAIVGRPNVGKSRLFNRLARKRISIVHDQPGVTRDVVSTDIADGGYTLLDTGGIGYRGSDTPAALTAASEEQVEFAIATAALILFVVDGLDGISGLDAKIAERLRKSGKPVRLVVNKADFDDEKIDLAEVYRLGLGEPLRVSAEHGRGESELRAAIIEALGTAPEIEEARDPQKPLGVCFIGRPNVGKSSLSNRLLQSDRLIVSEVPGTTRDAIELPFEFIGRDGKSYPFRLIDTAGIKAATKLASPVEYFSRLRSLDAIKETDVVFLVLDALEGVTQQDKAIAGEAVKEHKPIVLVVNKWDLVKRAFKERGAFEPYKSERDYREKYEKALFDRLYFTPGSPVIFVSAVSGYEVDRMLNAAVKVNRMMDAKLPTAKLNRAIEFLTERTPPPAIGGKRFRVYYATQTGNRPFRIRLFCNREEQLSEQYRRYLEAGLVDEFGLAGCPIYFDLVGKPKHEPGTSFSAMREAQEQLRQKKPAAKWRAAEQSEEPSHETLED